From the Micromonospora sediminicola genome, one window contains:
- a CDS encoding GNAT family N-acetyltransferase, protein MLYSTARVVTDRPHRHLKHLVSHMGRKVPTKLDEERGSISFSVGSCLLVPSTAHLDLIVRADAADDIAAVADTITRHLLRFATRDPLTVDWLPLVRPATTEDDAALLTLDRSAWTVGSELPSTRAEQRTAYFNERRRPETHLVAALGGQLVGTVSTHRTVQFPEGAHVFGLWNLMVAEQARRMSIASALLSAAERLAGSHGVKKIGLRVLETNTGAIRLYEQHGYVVEGRHADEFLIDGAYVDDISLGKLLVRGFHVSPARAEVAS, encoded by the coding sequence ATGCTCTACTCGACCGCACGCGTCGTCACCGACCGCCCCCACCGCCACCTCAAGCATCTGGTCTCACACATGGGGCGCAAGGTGCCCACCAAACTCGACGAGGAACGCGGGTCCATCTCCTTCAGCGTCGGCAGCTGCCTGCTCGTGCCCTCGACCGCCCACCTCGACCTGATCGTCAGAGCCGACGCGGCGGACGACATCGCGGCGGTGGCGGACACCATCACCCGCCACCTGCTGCGATTCGCGACCAGGGATCCGCTCACCGTCGACTGGCTGCCCCTGGTGCGACCCGCCACGACCGAGGACGACGCCGCTCTCCTCACCCTCGACCGGTCGGCGTGGACCGTCGGGTCGGAACTACCCTCCACCCGCGCCGAGCAGCGAACGGCCTACTTCAACGAACGACGGAGGCCCGAAACGCACCTGGTCGCCGCGCTCGGCGGCCAGCTCGTCGGCACCGTGAGCACCCACCGGACGGTGCAGTTCCCGGAGGGGGCTCACGTCTTCGGCCTGTGGAATTTGATGGTGGCCGAGCAGGCCCGTCGTATGAGTATCGCTTCGGCCCTGCTCTCGGCCGCCGAACGTCTCGCCGGTTCACACGGTGTGAAGAAAATCGGACTGCGCGTCCTGGAGACCAACACCGGCGCCATCCGGCTCTACGAACAGCACGGTTATGTCGTCGAAGGCCGACACGCCGACGAGTTCCTGATCGACGGCGCCTACGTCGACGACATCAGCCTGGGTAAGTTGTTGGTACGGGGCTTCCACGTTTCTCCAGCCAGAGCGGAAGTGGC